The Mycobacterium paragordonae genome includes a region encoding these proteins:
- a CDS encoding AAA family ATPase, with protein sequence MYLERLQVESEGFLAGLDLDFVPGLNVIIGARGTGKTSLIELIRYCTGAGAFTEDALSRGHQQAVAILDGGAVTITFSDQNQRYTVTRSAAGNFTYSQPKANFSCTVLAQSEVEAVGAQAAGRLHLIDRFRSKREEDNRELISIRSRLKSQTAELAALLKEMRAIADETEALSAIEETLDTARKQQKDILDVSSTTQAQQNELQELQQVSSVIATRETILNQDVEEVTSFARDLTDLYRRADRLIQPWPETAAIDVAVTYRVHLRQLHDALGSAREALSQLDANLTSAIAQTAALRASVETQSRHLRQQLDLVQAGIGQASRRVAELEEQHGRLKALANLLDERTKRFDRLAEERDGLYADLEKRRSAIFKERQNICSQLSRDLSPAIRARVTQSENVDAYQSAIISALRGSGIHYNNLAPQIAREVAPFELVQWVELNDAAALGSALGIRSDRAQTIISALNGRQLADIIAAEIGDGIALELLDGPEYKSTDRLSIGQRCTVVLPVLLGRHGDTLIIDQPEDHLDNAFIASTLVTALRQRRGQDQFIFSSHNANIPVLGEADQVAVMTSDGEHGSVSHVGPLDDRNTVLHITALMEGGIEAFTKRSRFYELEGIELS encoded by the coding sequence ATGTACCTAGAGCGACTGCAGGTCGAATCAGAGGGTTTCCTGGCAGGACTCGATCTTGATTTCGTGCCCGGATTAAACGTCATTATAGGCGCAAGAGGCACAGGCAAGACATCTCTTATCGAGCTGATTCGATATTGCACAGGCGCGGGTGCGTTTACGGAAGACGCGTTAAGTCGCGGTCACCAGCAAGCCGTAGCCATCTTAGACGGCGGCGCAGTAACTATCACTTTTAGTGATCAAAACCAGCGGTACACGGTAACTAGATCAGCGGCTGGAAATTTTACATATTCTCAACCAAAAGCCAATTTTTCGTGCACCGTCTTGGCCCAAAGTGAAGTCGAAGCAGTGGGTGCCCAAGCAGCAGGTCGCCTCCATCTGATTGACCGCTTTCGCAGCAAACGGGAGGAAGACAATCGGGAGCTTATCTCGATTCGTTCGCGACTAAAAAGCCAGACCGCCGAATTAGCTGCACTACTTAAGGAAATGCGGGCTATTGCAGACGAAACCGAAGCCCTGAGTGCTATCGAAGAAACGCTGGATACAGCGAGGAAACAGCAAAAAGACATCCTCGATGTCTCGAGTACCACGCAAGCTCAGCAGAACGAGCTTCAAGAGTTGCAACAGGTAAGCAGCGTTATTGCAACCCGCGAGACGATACTCAATCAGGATGTCGAAGAGGTCACAAGCTTTGCCAGAGATCTAACGGACTTGTACAGACGGGCTGATAGATTAATTCAGCCATGGCCCGAAACCGCTGCAATTGATGTTGCTGTCACATACCGAGTCCACCTACGACAACTGCATGATGCGCTCGGGTCAGCGAGAGAAGCGTTGTCCCAACTGGATGCTAATCTGACATCTGCCATCGCACAAACTGCGGCTCTTCGCGCCTCCGTGGAAACACAAAGTCGACATCTTCGGCAGCAGCTCGACTTAGTGCAGGCAGGTATTGGCCAGGCATCCCGTCGCGTGGCGGAATTAGAGGAACAACATGGCCGATTGAAGGCCTTGGCGAACCTTCTGGATGAAAGAACAAAACGATTCGATCGCTTGGCGGAGGAGCGGGACGGGCTTTACGCTGATCTCGAGAAAAGACGCAGTGCGATCTTTAAAGAGCGTCAGAACATTTGCAGCCAATTAAGTCGTGACCTGTCGCCCGCAATTCGGGCGAGGGTGACCCAGTCCGAGAACGTTGACGCTTACCAGTCTGCGATTATCTCGGCGTTACGCGGTAGCGGCATACATTACAATAACCTTGCGCCCCAAATTGCAAGAGAAGTCGCTCCATTTGAGCTGGTCCAATGGGTCGAATTAAACGACGCAGCAGCCCTTGGATCCGCACTCGGCATCAGATCAGATCGCGCACAAACCATAATATCCGCGCTTAACGGTCGGCAACTAGCCGACATCATTGCTGCAGAAATCGGCGACGGTATCGCTCTCGAACTTCTGGACGGGCCCGAATATAAGTCGACTGACCGGCTGTCCATTGGGCAGCGTTGCACCGTTGTACTTCCCGTTCTTCTCGGCCGTCATGGCGACACTCTGATAATCGACCAGCCCGAGGACCACTTGGACAACGCATTCATTGCATCCACTCTAGTAACTGCATTGCGGCAAAGGCGCGGACAAGACCAATTTATATTTTCGTCACATAATGCCAACATCCCCGTTCTCGGAGAGGCGGATCAAGTGGCTGTCATGACATCAGACGGCGAACACGGCTCTGTCTCACACGTAGGTCCGCTCGACGACCGGAATACGGTGTTACACATCACAGCATTAATGGAAGGCGGGATAGAGGCGTTTACGAAGCGATCACGTTTTTACGAGTTAGAGGGAATCGAGCTTTCGTGA
- a CDS encoding NACHT domain-containing protein, with amino-acid sequence MAEVWDGYTVFQVKQKTSIDSIPGKNAQWLWTQIRSELEQWADPDSGREPVPNYLVFVSNVPLTPTPDTGGLALVDAQIENFIESFDDASKDISPSTRRQREARRARLSRIRDWRIWDRIQIEAYLNVYAAVRRAFTALLTAQDVFSRITEFTDTLPVDELEPALRKHARAALVGERSIYFDEAGAGDSTGTPIEQIAIDLPITPASDGSRRTALGYILERAERILRPSLSLHEGPRHLVLAGAPGNGKTTLSKFVIQAYRAAFVFGDNALGTEHSAAVKATAEALVDLKHGGLPRHRRWPMRIDLAEYAKEDGLGQDSTLLRWIAHKISRRSNAGSVAPAALDAWMRQWPCILVLDGLDEVTEPSVRRRLIRQITEFVAEADADNWDLLVILTTRPMGYVENIAPLLFERIDLSRLQKTQAVSYGIKATRVRLRGDQDKVDRIESELRKAAEMEVFRNLIQTPLQVLIITIILEGAGRLTPDRYSLFWTYYDTVFKRERSKPLWSARLLQEHAPHILTLHQRVGFDLQVLSESAEGATATISLSRLRETAWLVLQEAGFRPSTADSGLLDQIVTAATHRLVLLAPREDHEEGFGFDVRSLQELMAARYIVTGTNERVAERLQTAAASPHWRNVWLFAAGSCFAEPQPHEHAALVELVKQVDKNASQRLGLVCPVGPALALELVDDGMARAHPRFYDELLVHGLGILSLPSPSDPLSIARALVRAADVADRNRTAIADALRNALAGSPVSQETAEEIRASVGTAGREAGATLHAMGLGDVRAIAVAGLKRASASPENHWDRYRDTLLLAGTSGKTAEVLATADSVLRHIHRHGNPGTGSVTSILAAIRDSEASEILEIALEEIAQYEPRLIRQLRDGLLTEIYRAPIGELIR; translated from the coding sequence ATGGCAGAAGTCTGGGATGGATACACCGTTTTCCAGGTCAAGCAGAAAACCAGCATAGACTCCATTCCTGGCAAGAATGCTCAATGGCTGTGGACCCAAATTCGGAGCGAATTAGAGCAGTGGGCAGACCCTGATTCCGGTCGAGAACCAGTACCCAACTACCTCGTTTTCGTGAGCAACGTACCACTGACCCCCACTCCCGACACGGGCGGCCTCGCGTTGGTGGATGCACAAATTGAAAACTTTATCGAGTCGTTCGATGACGCATCAAAAGACATAAGTCCGAGCACGAGGCGACAGCGAGAAGCAAGGCGCGCAAGACTCAGTCGCATTCGGGACTGGCGCATATGGGACAGGATCCAAATCGAAGCTTATCTCAATGTCTATGCTGCTGTTCGGCGGGCATTTACAGCGCTACTGACTGCTCAAGATGTGTTCTCTCGCATAACAGAATTTACGGATACACTTCCCGTAGACGAGCTTGAGCCCGCGCTACGAAAGCACGCTAGGGCGGCTTTAGTTGGAGAACGTTCGATCTATTTTGACGAGGCAGGCGCAGGCGACAGCACAGGAACACCCATCGAGCAAATTGCTATTGATCTCCCGATAACGCCCGCATCAGACGGATCCAGACGTACGGCGCTTGGCTATATATTGGAGCGTGCGGAGCGCATTCTCAGGCCATCCCTGTCATTGCATGAAGGACCACGACATCTGGTCTTGGCGGGCGCCCCGGGAAACGGAAAAACGACATTATCTAAGTTTGTCATACAGGCGTACCGAGCCGCATTTGTGTTCGGCGATAATGCCTTAGGAACCGAACATAGCGCTGCAGTAAAAGCTACGGCCGAGGCACTGGTTGATCTCAAGCATGGCGGTCTTCCTAGACACCGGCGATGGCCCATGCGTATTGATCTCGCAGAATACGCAAAGGAAGACGGCTTGGGTCAAGATTCAACCCTGTTAAGATGGATAGCGCACAAAATTTCGCGGCGCTCGAATGCGGGCTCCGTGGCACCCGCAGCACTCGACGCCTGGATGCGACAATGGCCCTGCATTCTCGTCCTCGACGGGTTAGATGAGGTCACCGAGCCTTCTGTGCGTCGGCGATTGATCAGGCAGATAACCGAGTTCGTGGCCGAGGCTGATGCCGACAACTGGGACTTATTGGTTATTTTGACTACACGGCCAATGGGCTACGTCGAAAATATTGCGCCTCTTTTATTTGAACGAATTGATCTTTCACGGCTACAGAAAACACAGGCGGTTAGCTACGGGATTAAAGCTACACGGGTTCGACTACGAGGCGATCAAGATAAGGTAGACCGCATTGAGTCCGAGCTACGCAAAGCCGCGGAAATGGAAGTATTTCGCAATCTCATACAAACTCCGCTTCAAGTATTAATTATAACAATAATCTTAGAAGGTGCAGGCCGGCTTACTCCTGACAGGTACAGTCTATTCTGGACATATTACGACACCGTATTCAAGCGGGAGCGCAGTAAGCCTCTATGGTCAGCTCGCTTACTGCAAGAACACGCTCCGCATATTCTCACTCTCCACCAGCGAGTGGGGTTCGATCTGCAGGTTTTGAGCGAATCGGCAGAAGGCGCAACGGCCACAATCTCTCTATCGAGACTGCGTGAAACCGCCTGGCTAGTGCTTCAAGAAGCAGGGTTTAGACCTTCTACTGCGGATAGTGGACTTCTCGATCAGATAGTTACCGCTGCAACGCACCGTTTGGTACTGCTTGCACCGCGGGAGGATCACGAAGAGGGCTTTGGCTTCGACGTTCGCTCGCTCCAGGAGCTTATGGCAGCTCGATACATTGTCACCGGCACCAATGAGCGGGTGGCCGAACGGTTGCAGACCGCTGCTGCTAGTCCGCATTGGCGAAACGTCTGGCTGTTCGCCGCTGGCAGCTGCTTTGCAGAGCCGCAGCCGCACGAACATGCCGCGCTGGTGGAGCTGGTTAAGCAGGTCGATAAGAATGCATCTCAGCGACTTGGGCTTGTGTGCCCCGTCGGACCGGCTCTTGCTCTCGAACTTGTAGACGATGGCATGGCTCGAGCGCACCCCAGGTTCTACGACGAGCTACTCGTACACGGCCTCGGCATCTTGAGTCTGCCGAGCCCATCAGATCCTCTGTCCATCGCGCGTGCGTTAGTTCGGGCCGCAGACGTCGCGGACAGAAACCGCACAGCTATCGCGGACGCTCTGCGCAACGCACTCGCGGGATCTCCCGTTTCGCAGGAAACTGCGGAAGAAATCCGAGCCTCAGTTGGCACCGCTGGTCGGGAAGCAGGGGCTACCCTGCATGCGATGGGACTCGGTGATGTTCGCGCTATCGCGGTAGCCGGACTGAAACGCGCCTCAGCGTCGCCCGAAAATCACTGGGATCGGTACCGTGACACCCTGCTGTTGGCCGGCACGTCCGGCAAGACGGCTGAAGTTCTCGCGACCGCAGATTCAGTCCTTCGCCACATTCATAGGCATGGCAACCCCGGTACCGGCAGCGTTACGAGCATCCTTGCAGCGATTCGTGATTCTGAGGCATCAGAGATTTTGGAGATTGCGCTCGAGGAAATCGCGCAGTATGAACCGCGGCTGATCCGTCAATTACGCGATGGACTTCTGACGGAGATTTATCGTGCGCCAATTGGTGAGCTAATTCGTTGA
- a CDS encoding ABC transporter permease: MISLDVEKSPGGHPHERRSTTARTGGAVTRAVVIVFALTAAITVIAIAFALPAARSKPHDVPIGTAGPQAEQVAALVRQNAPGAFRVTPYADEASLRAAIRNRDEYGGLAFGAAGPALLTASGASPTVAQLLTQFGNGIAQRAGMPLRTEDLAPPTSADPRGAGLSASVLPITLAGLLPAIALVLLLPARPWLRLVALLSFSVLAAGVIAVVLRNVLGAIDQNVAAVAAGLLLGLLGSGLAVLALGSLFGRAGLIVGSSLALLLGNPLSGLTSAPEMLPRGWGTFGQYLPQGATATLLRSTAFFDGAGAGRAIAVLTCWATGGAILLALAALKAQALHRNSDQAEPAAVDSPVG; this comes from the coding sequence ATGATTTCATTGGACGTTGAAAAAAGCCCCGGCGGCCACCCGCACGAGCGGCGTTCGACGACGGCGCGCACCGGCGGAGCGGTCACGCGCGCGGTCGTGATCGTGTTCGCGCTGACCGCCGCGATCACGGTCATCGCCATCGCCTTCGCGCTGCCGGCCGCCCGCAGCAAGCCCCACGACGTGCCGATCGGTACGGCGGGGCCGCAAGCCGAACAGGTCGCCGCGCTGGTTCGGCAGAACGCCCCCGGCGCGTTCCGCGTCACCCCCTACGCCGACGAGGCATCGTTGCGCGCGGCGATCCGCAACCGCGACGAATACGGCGGCCTCGCCTTCGGGGCCGCCGGCCCCGCCCTGCTCACCGCATCCGGCGCCAGCCCGACGGTGGCGCAACTGCTGACGCAGTTCGGCAACGGCATCGCACAGCGCGCCGGGATGCCGTTGCGCACCGAGGACCTGGCGCCACCGACCTCCGCTGACCCGCGCGGTGCAGGTCTGTCCGCATCCGTGCTGCCGATCACGCTCGCCGGCCTATTGCCCGCGATCGCGCTGGTGCTCCTGCTGCCGGCGCGGCCATGGCTGAGACTCGTTGCCCTGCTGTCATTTTCGGTGCTTGCCGCGGGGGTGATCGCCGTCGTGCTACGAAATGTGTTGGGCGCCATTGACCAGAACGTGGCGGCAGTGGCCGCGGGATTGCTGCTCGGATTGCTGGGATCCGGACTGGCCGTGCTGGCACTGGGTTCGCTGTTCGGGCGGGCCGGGTTGATCGTCGGGTCGTCGTTGGCGCTGCTGTTGGGCAACCCGCTGTCCGGGCTGACCAGCGCCCCGGAGATGTTGCCACGCGGATGGGGGACTTTCGGTCAGTATCTGCCCCAGGGCGCCACCGCCACCCTGTTGCGCTCCACCGCGTTCTTCGACGGCGCGGGTGCCGGCCGGGCGATCGCCGTGCTGACCTGTTGGGCCACCGGCGGAGCCATTCTGCTTGCCCTCGCTGCACTCAAAGCCCAAGCGCTGCACCGTAATTCCGACCAGGCGGAACCGGCTGCAGTCGACAGCCCGGTTGGCTGA
- a CDS encoding TetR family transcriptional regulator, with the protein MPSRAAKEKRRGRRQGEPVSRDAVLHAAKRQFARGGYEKTTLRAIADDARVDPAMLLYLFGSKAELFRESLKLVLDPNVITAQLTEADGDLGCRIVRAYLSVWEAPDTAASMVSMVQSATSNSDAHEAFREFLQSYVMAAVTAALGGGEEVQLRAMLAATNLVGTAMLRYVMRVPPLSSLSAEQVVALVGPAVQRYLTAPGDELGLDAVS; encoded by the coding sequence GTGCCCTCACGTGCTGCGAAGGAGAAGCGGCGGGGTAGACGTCAAGGCGAACCGGTGTCCCGCGACGCGGTGTTGCACGCGGCCAAGCGCCAGTTCGCCAGGGGCGGCTACGAGAAGACGACGCTGCGTGCGATCGCCGACGACGCGCGCGTCGATCCGGCGATGCTGCTCTACCTGTTCGGCTCCAAAGCCGAACTGTTCCGCGAGTCACTCAAGCTGGTGCTCGACCCCAACGTCATCACCGCACAGCTGACCGAGGCCGACGGCGACCTCGGGTGCCGCATCGTCCGGGCCTACCTGAGCGTCTGGGAGGCACCCGATACCGCCGCGAGCATGGTCTCGATGGTGCAGTCGGCGACGTCGAACAGCGATGCGCACGAAGCGTTTCGGGAATTCCTACAGAGCTACGTGATGGCCGCGGTGACCGCGGCGCTGGGCGGCGGGGAGGAGGTGCAGTTGCGTGCGATGCTCGCGGCGACCAACCTCGTCGGCACGGCGATGCTGCGGTATGTCATGCGAGTGCCGCCGCTGTCGTCGCTGAGTGCCGAACAGGTGGTCGCGCTGGTCGGTCCCGCGGTGCAGCGGTATCTGACGGCGCCGGGCGATGAATTGGGTCTGGACGCGGTGTCGTGA